Proteins encoded in a region of the Acidobacteriota bacterium genome:
- a CDS encoding DUF2306 domain-containing protein: protein MLTSPKQSRWTLSGILLALGLISSAWAWWVIAPDVAMFTSTGTEKHTGHFGLVYFHVGGGTVMLFLGLANLYIGTSGKLFRFHKLVGRTYLIGGGLGAISAIVITSSTAHKDVGGSVFTNTTISLLTLAIAWLLAAGMAFRAVRNGRYDSHRDWMIRSYVLVWSFVFCRLVTRVPGVEEIGGGNASIWLSWVAPLIICEIALQWSAGSSNELKPETLQRPT from the coding sequence ATGTTGACATCTCCGAAGCAGTCCAGATGGACACTCTCGGGCATTCTTCTGGCTCTGGGATTGATTTCTAGTGCCTGGGCATGGTGGGTGATCGCGCCTGATGTGGCGATGTTCACGAGTACGGGCACTGAAAAGCACACGGGCCATTTTGGTTTGGTGTATTTCCATGTGGGGGGCGGAACGGTGATGTTGTTCCTCGGCCTGGCCAACCTGTACATCGGAACTTCAGGCAAACTCTTTCGATTTCACAAACTCGTTGGCCGAACGTATCTCATTGGCGGAGGCCTAGGCGCAATTTCCGCAATAGTCATTACCAGCAGCACCGCGCACAAGGACGTCGGCGGAAGCGTCTTTACTAATACAACCATCTCGCTGCTGACTCTTGCTATCGCTTGGCTGCTGGCCGCGGGAATGGCTTTCCGAGCGGTGAGAAACGGACGTTACGACTCGCACCGTGATTGGATGATCCGCAGCTATGTGCTGGTCTGGTCCTTTGTCTTCTGTCGACTCGTGACAAGAGTTCCCGGCGTTGAGGAAATAGGCGGTGGCAATGCGTCCATCTGGCTCTCGTGGGTCGCCCCTCTCATTATCTGTGAAATTGCTTTGCAGTGGAGCGCAGGGTCTAGCAATGAGCTCAAGCCAGAGACGCTCCAACGCCCGACTTGA
- a CDS encoding N-glycosylase (Responsible for removing an oxidatively damaged form of guanine (7,8-dihydro-8-oxoguanine = 7-oxoG) from DNA. Also nicks DNA at apurinic/apyrimidinic sites), producing the protein MKKQAGPVTHDLIKRTHRERNAAIRERLREFEEIFEQGTDERVWEEMVFCFFTGGCSAKMGLRSVEAVRHLLMHGSQPELAAALVGSHRYPNARSKYITFTRGNLFGNGRISLKSRLVSFTDPLERRDWLVKDPGIKGLGYKEASHFLRNIGFKGYAILDKHVLNCLAELGVIGDPRPPSTRARYLEAESRLKAFSFELGIDADEMDLVLWSIKTGEILK; encoded by the coding sequence GTGAAAAAACAGGCCGGCCCCGTCACGCATGATCTGATAAAGAGGACGCACCGCGAACGGAATGCCGCGATCCGAGAGCGTCTTCGCGAATTTGAAGAGATATTTGAACAAGGAACCGACGAGCGGGTATGGGAGGAGATGGTCTTTTGCTTCTTTACCGGCGGCTGCTCGGCAAAGATGGGGCTCCGCTCGGTCGAGGCTGTTAGGCACCTGCTGATGCACGGAAGCCAACCCGAACTTGCTGCGGCGCTGGTCGGGAGCCATCGCTACCCGAACGCGAGGTCGAAATATATAACCTTTACCCGCGGCAACCTTTTCGGGAATGGACGCATCTCGCTGAAAAGCAGGCTCGTTTCATTCACCGACCCTTTAGAAAGACGCGATTGGCTCGTCAAGGATCCGGGTATTAAGGGCCTCGGCTATAAGGAAGCCAGCCATTTTCTTCGCAATATTGGCTTTAAGGGCTACGCGATCCTTGATAAGCACGTTTTGAACTGCCTTGCCGAACTTGGCGTAATTGGCGACCCAAGGCCGCCCTCGACAAGGGCCCGATATCTGGAGGCAGAGTCGCGGCTAAAAGCATTTTCCTTTGAGCTAGGGATCGACGCGGACGAGATGGACCTCGTGCTTTGGTCCATTAAAACCGGAGAGATCCTAAAGTAA
- a CDS encoding aspartyl protease family protein — protein MSLSVFSYSPTHPARSRYRFVLLAAVAFTLFSSVPAYSSADQKDPKKMVREADKLLRRGKAVEAEDLYRQALTIAPDYTDAKLKIAHLMIKQRRLAEAYELSVGVAQADRKNARAFALVGTTLLSLGQFVEAKAVLIEALMLDKGEALVWYSLGLLEYYENRVEESLANLRESVFHDPRNTDAIFSLAQVAARSEKYKEAADAYRRFLEISQDQNDERRDRIRGLINFLTFLGSRTAIYTTSGPDTSTINLTLIGNRPVLEVHVNDGKEPLQFVLDTGSGITVISDETAERLNIKPVARGGEAKGLGGDGKFEIVYGFLRSVEIGEMRIRNVPVYIRKFHNPSLRFDGYIGLSVISKFLTTVDYGDEKFTLTRKDSELAKAISLDNAVPLRLTSSGFLSGEVQLEGVESPLNFIVDTGAERFSDLR, from the coding sequence ATGTCACTGAGCGTCTTTTCTTACTCGCCGACCCACCCGGCCCGATCACGATACAGGTTTGTTCTCCTTGCTGCAGTAGCGTTCACGCTCTTCTCTTCGGTCCCGGCCTATAGCTCCGCAGACCAGAAAGACCCGAAAAAGATGGTCCGCGAGGCCGATAAGCTGTTGCGGCGCGGAAAGGCGGTCGAGGCCGAGGATCTCTACAGGCAGGCACTCACCATCGCCCCTGATTACACAGACGCGAAGCTAAAAATCGCTCATTTGATGATCAAGCAGCGAAGGCTGGCCGAGGCTTATGAACTGAGCGTCGGTGTTGCCCAGGCCGATCGCAAAAATGCGCGGGCCTTCGCATTGGTCGGGACGACCCTTCTATCGCTCGGTCAGTTTGTTGAGGCAAAGGCGGTTCTTATTGAGGCGCTCATGTTGGACAAGGGCGAGGCTCTTGTCTGGTATTCGCTCGGACTTCTTGAATACTACGAAAACCGGGTCGAGGAAAGCCTCGCGAATTTGCGCGAATCGGTTTTCCACGATCCGCGGAATACGGATGCTATCTTTTCGCTCGCCCAGGTTGCGGCCCGTTCGGAGAAATACAAAGAGGCTGCGGATGCTTATCGACGGTTCCTCGAGATCTCTCAAGACCAAAACGACGAACGCCGCGACCGCATCCGAGGACTTATAAATTTTCTTACATTTTTAGGCTCGAGGACCGCAATTTACACGACCTCCGGGCCCGATACTTCGACCATCAACTTAACGCTGATCGGAAACCGGCCCGTGCTTGAGGTTCATGTAAACGATGGCAAAGAGCCGCTTCAGTTCGTGCTTGATACCGGCTCTGGAATAACCGTTATTTCAGACGAAACGGCCGAACGTCTCAACATAAAGCCCGTCGCTCGCGGCGGAGAAGCAAAGGGCCTCGGCGGCGACGGCAAGTTCGAGATAGTTTACGGTTTTCTCAGGAGCGTAGAGATCGGCGAGATGCGGATCCGCAATGTGCCCGTCTATATCCGCAAGTTTCACAACCCCTCGCTTCGCTTCGACGGCTACATCGGGCTCTCGGTCATTTCAAAATTTCTCACCACGGTAGATTACGGCGACGAAAAGTTCACGCTTACGCGGAAAGACTCAGAACTTGCAAAGGCCATTTCGCTTGATAATGCGGTGCCGCTGCGGCTTACCTCGAGCGGGTTCCTGAGCGGCGAGGTGCAGCTCGAAGGCGTTGAATCTCCGCTTAACTTCATCGTTGATACAGGGGCCGAGCGTTTCAGTGATCTCAGATGA
- a CDS encoding 4Fe-4S dicluster domain-containing protein, whose amino-acid sequence MKASPWEKEDAMHEDIPIIDNHVPKSFVVATDEEWSGVGGQWSAGNPAPEGYGTGAAKQGSPPYEGGVDAASADGVVLSANTTLHKRLRGILFEKVEAVYDESGKRSLVPTGEPEVFYPADDVLVAIGQENAFPWIERDLGIEFDKWDVPVLDKVTFRSTNPKVFFGGDAAFGPENVITAVAHGHQAAVSIDLFCRGEDLMKRLPPTVNLQSQKMGIHEWAYDSAIDHDRRYAVPQAEKAITLRNRRQEVELGFDRLTGYKEAERCLNCDVQTVFFAPKCIECDACVDICPTSCITFTTDGEEDELRPRLKVPALNLTQDIYVADGLKTGRIMAKDEDVCLHCGLCAERCPTAAWDMQKFWYNVTKAGEVKYGPKGAGSFVQITRNGNGSSQPHT is encoded by the coding sequence ATGAAGGCCAGCCCCTGGGAAAAAGAGGACGCGATGCACGAGGACATCCCGATCATCGACAACCACGTGCCGAAGAGCTTCGTCGTTGCGACCGACGAAGAGTGGTCAGGGGTCGGTGGTCAGTGGTCAGCCGGGAATCCAGCTCCGGAGGGCTACGGAACTGGCGCCGCGAAACAAGGCTCCCCTCCTTACGAAGGAGGGGTGGACGCCGCTTCGGCGGACGGGGTGGTTCTCTCGGCAAACACCACGCTGCATAAGAGACTCCGCGGGATTCTCTTTGAAAAAGTCGAGGCGGTTTACGACGAGAGCGGGAAGCGGAGCCTTGTGCCGACCGGCGAGCCCGAGGTCTTCTATCCGGCGGACGACGTGCTGGTCGCGATCGGGCAGGAGAACGCGTTCCCGTGGATCGAGCGAGACCTAGGGATCGAGTTCGACAAATGGGACGTTCCGGTGCTTGATAAAGTGACGTTCCGCTCGACCAACCCGAAGGTCTTCTTCGGCGGCGATGCGGCCTTTGGCCCGGAGAATGTGATAACCGCGGTCGCCCACGGGCACCAGGCCGCGGTCTCGATCGACCTTTTCTGCCGCGGCGAGGACCTGATGAAGAGGCTGCCGCCGACGGTCAACCTCCAGAGCCAGAAGATGGGTATTCACGAATGGGCTTACGACAGCGCCATCGACCACGACAGGCGCTACGCCGTGCCGCAGGCGGAAAAGGCCATCACGCTCCGCAACCGGCGGCAGGAGGTCGAGCTCGGCTTTGACCGGTTGACCGGTTACAAAGAGGCCGAGCGGTGCCTTAACTGCGATGTGCAGACGGTGTTTTTCGCGCCGAAGTGCATCGAGTGCGACGCCTGCGTCGATATCTGCCCGACGAGCTGCATTACGTTTACGACCGATGGCGAGGAAGACGAACTGCGTCCGCGGCTAAAGGTTCCTGCGCTGAATCTTACTCAAGACATCTACGTCGCCGATGGCCTCAAGACCGGCCGCATCATGGCCAAGGACGAAGACGTCTGTCTCCACTGCGGACTCTGCGCCGAACGCTGCCCGACCGCCGCCTGGGACATGCAAAAATTCTGGTACAACGTAACCAAAGCCGGCGAGGTAAAATACGGCCCAAAAGGAGCAGGCTCTTTCGTCCAGATAACACGGAACGGGAACGGCAGCTCACAACCGCATACGTGA
- a CDS encoding D-alanyl-D-alanine carboxypeptidase, giving the protein MTNRFFKSILLAVAFFALGEGIAAQTVARPLLQDIEVQREPAPTPTPLIRRTVSSSRADDVVVGVNSPIAGVKTSIPVLAETEIPGLSGVLVQNLRGDVVIASGTETPLNPASNVKIATTYAVLKRFGPNYRFSTNVWTDGSYDQSTATIRGNLYITGSDPVFSYEDAINLANELNRIGIRSVEGDLILADTMVFNYGNLTARSGQTVLNTLDATKRPAAASRAWGSFRINSGKYQQLNEIPSISFTGSVQIQTRPADANLLFSHQSAPLKDIVKVMMSYSNNFLSEKLGDMVGGPFGIARVVQEDTGSAPQEFYIQTASGLGINRVTATAMMRLLRTLRAKLGEWDMSLDDVMPVAGMDNGTLAGRFATDFSRGSVVGKTGTLGRTDGGVSALAGEINTRNGRLLFVIFNQRGSVPRFRSFQNYYVSLIQGQFGGAAPIGYTGKAVDSLLTKTAFAYPDSRPRVAGN; this is encoded by the coding sequence ATGACCAACAGATTTTTCAAGAGCATCCTGCTCGCAGTAGCATTTTTCGCCCTCGGCGAAGGTATTGCCGCACAAACGGTCGCCCGGCCGCTCTTGCAGGACATCGAGGTGCAGCGTGAGCCTGCCCCGACTCCTACTCCACTGATCAGGAGGACAGTCAGTTCTTCGCGTGCCGACGATGTTGTTGTCGGCGTCAACTCGCCGATCGCGGGCGTAAAAACTTCGATCCCGGTTCTTGCAGAAACGGAAATTCCGGGCCTCTCGGGTGTTTTGGTCCAGAATCTTCGCGGTGATGTTGTTATTGCCTCCGGCACCGAGACCCCGCTCAATCCAGCCTCGAACGTCAAGATCGCAACGACCTACGCCGTCCTGAAAAGGTTCGGGCCCAATTACCGCTTTTCAACCAACGTTTGGACCGACGGCAGTTACGACCAATCGACCGCAACCATCCGCGGAAATCTTTACATCACGGGCAGCGACCCCGTCTTTTCTTACGAGGACGCGATCAATCTCGCAAACGAGCTCAACCGCATTGGCATTCGAAGCGTCGAGGGCGACCTGATCCTTGCCGATACGATGGTCTTCAATTACGGCAACCTCACAGCACGTTCGGGCCAAACGGTCCTTAACACATTGGATGCTACAAAGCGTCCGGCGGCGGCATCCCGGGCATGGGGCAGCTTCCGCATAAATTCGGGCAAGTATCAGCAACTCAACGAAATTCCGAGCATCTCATTCACAGGCTCGGTTCAAATTCAGACACGGCCGGCTGACGCCAATCTTCTTTTCTCGCACCAATCGGCTCCGCTCAAGGACATCGTCAAAGTGATGATGAGCTACTCGAACAATTTTCTGTCCGAAAAGCTCGGCGATATGGTCGGTGGGCCTTTCGGCATTGCACGCGTGGTTCAGGAAGATACGGGTTCAGCCCCACAGGAATTTTACATCCAGACGGCAAGCGGGCTCGGCATTAACCGCGTTACCGCAACGGCGATGATGCGGCTTCTCCGTACGCTTCGAGCAAAGCTTGGCGAATGGGATATGTCGCTTGACGATGTGATGCCGGTCGCCGGAATGGACAACGGCACGCTCGCAGGCAGATTTGCGACCGATTTTTCACGCGGCAGCGTGGTCGGCAAAACAGGCACACTTGGCCGGACCGATGGCGGAGTCAGTGCACTTGCCGGCGAGATTAATACGCGAAATGGCCGCCTGCTCTTTGTTATCTTCAATCAACGCGGCAGCGTTCCGCGATTTCGCTCGTTCCAGAATTATTACGTTTCGCTGATCCAGGGCCAGTTCGGCGGAGCAGCTCCGATCGGTTACACAGGCAAGGCAGTCGATTCGCTTTTGACGAAGACCGCTTTCGCTTACCCGGATTCGCGGCCTCGCGTCGCTGGCAACTAA
- a CDS encoding type II toxin-antitoxin system RelE/ParE family toxin, whose translation MNFEFHPEARLEFIDAVAFYEKSSEGLGLRFSREVFATINRVTASPNSWPCITDNTRRCLTHRFPYSVVYEIREQDVLVVAVAHFSRKPFYWSDRTQ comes from the coding sequence ATGAACTTCGAATTTCATCCCGAAGCTCGCCTGGAATTCATCGACGCCGTAGCGTTCTATGAGAAATCCAGCGAGGGCCTTGGGCTTCGCTTTTCAAGAGAGGTGTTTGCGACGATCAACCGGGTGACAGCCAGCCCAAATTCCTGGCCTTGCATTACGGATAACACGAGGCGTTGTCTGACGCACAGGTTTCCCTACAGTGTTGTGTATGAGATTCGTGAACAGGACGTGTTAGTTGTAGCGGTCGCACATTTCAGCCGCAAACCATTCTACTGGAGCGATAGAACCCAGTGA
- a CDS encoding addiction module protein, with protein sequence MTTETQDIIERAEMLPIDMKLELVDRLLESISPSQKEIDELWKIEIERRVEEVRSGRVKTIPGEQVFAEIEERFGK encoded by the coding sequence ATGACCACTGAAACTCAAGACATAATAGAGAGAGCGGAGATGCTGCCGATCGACATGAAACTCGAATTGGTAGATAGGCTCTTGGAGAGCATCTCTCCCTCACAAAAGGAGATCGACGAGCTTTGGAAGATCGAGATCGAGCGTCGCGTCGAAGAAGTACGCTCCGGCAGGGTAAAAACAATTCCGGGCGAACAGGTGTTCGCAGAAATTGAAGAACGATTCGGCAAATGA
- a CDS encoding DUF2200 domain-containing protein produces the protein MPNERIFAMSFAGVYPHYVAKAEKKGRTRDEVDECIRWLTGYTQKGLEKVIEKKISFREFFEKAPKLNANAPLIKGVVCGIRVEDIEDPLMQKIRWLDKLIDELAKGKKMEKILRKETPMP, from the coding sequence ATGCCAAACGAGAGAATATTCGCGATGAGTTTTGCGGGGGTTTATCCGCATTATGTTGCGAAGGCGGAGAAGAAGGGGCGGACGCGGGACGAGGTGGATGAGTGTATTCGCTGGCTGACGGGGTACACGCAGAAGGGCCTTGAAAAGGTGATCGAAAAGAAGATCAGCTTTCGCGAGTTCTTTGAAAAGGCGCCGAAGCTCAATGCCAACGCCCCGCTGATCAAAGGTGTCGTCTGCGGCATCCGCGTCGAAGACATCGAAGACCCGCTGATGCAAAAGATCCGCTGGCTCGACAAACTCATCGACGAGCTCGCCAAGGGCAAGAAGATGGAGAAAATATTGCGGAAGGAGACGCCGATGCCATAA
- a CDS encoding zf-HC2 domain-containing protein → MQCSEFRELSEAYLSDELLVETNLQVYRHMESCPKCREDFAARRVLRSRMRDAVAASPEFAIQPAFETRMNAQLREEAFKGRGWTSVFTSAKMLVPAFALVLVTVFGGIVGLRLLESSPLAADPSLTTFLAETSAKAVGSHDHCALKKMALWDSKELPIEETAGQTAKAVAEPIRANFASDVEILHSHDCLFEGKRFSHVIVRRSGHVLSVFFDREGKVSGLGSAGGHIVSEREKGMQVASFIAPVGAVFVVSDLSEAENLDTARVLSDAFRNRSPV, encoded by the coding sequence ATGCAGTGCAGTGAATTCAGAGAACTTTCGGAGGCTTATCTCAGCGACGAACTGCTCGTCGAAACGAACCTCCAGGTCTATCGCCATATGGAATCGTGCCCGAAGTGCCGCGAGGACTTCGCCGCCCGCCGAGTTCTTCGCTCGCGAATGCGCGATGCCGTCGCCGCTTCGCCGGAGTTCGCGATCCAACCGGCCTTTGAAACGCGAATGAATGCCCAGCTCCGCGAGGAGGCGTTCAAGGGCCGCGGCTGGACGTCCGTATTCACCTCGGCGAAGATGCTTGTCCCTGCATTCGCTTTAGTATTGGTGACAGTGTTTGGGGGAATTGTCGGCCTGCGGCTGCTCGAATCGAGTCCGCTCGCCGCCGATCCTTCGCTGACGACATTCCTCGCTGAGACATCGGCAAAGGCCGTTGGAAGTCACGATCATTGTGCACTTAAGAAGATGGCACTTTGGGATTCGAAGGAGTTACCAATAGAGGAAACGGCCGGGCAGACCGCCAAGGCAGTCGCCGAACCGATCCGAGCAAACTTTGCCAGCGACGTCGAAATACTTCATTCGCACGATTGTTTGTTCGAGGGTAAGCGGTTCTCGCACGTCATCGTTCGCCGGAGCGGCCACGTCCTTTCGGTCTTTTTCGACCGCGAAGGCAAGGTCAGCGGGCTCGGCAGTGCGGGTGGCCACATCGTTTCCGAGCGAGAAAAAGGAATGCAGGTCGCGAGCTTCATTGCTCCGGTCGGTGCCGTGTTTGTTGTCTCGGACCTGTCTGAGGCCGAAAATCTCGACACCGCCCGGGTCCTTTCCGATGCATTTCGGAACCGCAGTCCTGTTTGA
- a CDS encoding sigma-70 family RNA polymerase sigma factor: MGWFRENNEEKWEAFAEEAMPHMPDLYRVAVWLTKNRVEAEDLVQETMFQALKSFHRYEMGTNCRAWLVTIMYNLNYKRIAKLTKMKLVDDPEERLAETVPFEPSVPESLTDETIISALKAVPDSFRSVVVLSDVEEFSYKEIASILEIPMGTVMSRLYRGRRILRQSLAGQAREYGFVGGLQAAEG; the protein is encoded by the coding sequence ATGGGTTGGTTTCGTGAAAACAACGAGGAAAAGTGGGAGGCATTTGCCGAAGAGGCGATGCCCCACATGCCTGATCTTTACCGGGTTGCGGTCTGGCTGACCAAGAACCGCGTCGAGGCCGAAGACCTTGTTCAGGAAACGATGTTTCAGGCACTTAAGTCCTTCCATCGCTATGAGATGGGGACAAATTGCCGGGCTTGGCTGGTGACGATAATGTACAACCTCAATTACAAGAGGATCGCCAAGCTGACCAAGATGAAGCTTGTCGATGATCCTGAAGAAAGGCTCGCCGAGACCGTCCCGTTCGAGCCTTCGGTTCCCGAAAGCCTGACCGATGAGACGATCATCTCAGCATTGAAAGCGGTGCCGGACAGTTTCAGAAGTGTTGTCGTGCTCTCGGACGTCGAAGAATTTTCTTATAAGGAGATCGCTTCTATTTTGGAAATCCCGATGGGAACGGTGATGTCGCGGCTCTACCGCGGACGCCGTATCCTGCGGCAATCCCTTGCGGGCCAAGCTCGCGAATATGGCTTTGTGGGCGGGCTTCAGGCGGCCGAGGGTTGA
- the pgl gene encoding 6-phosphogluconolactonase: MARGELVICKDPDSVAEKAAEFFIDCGRKAIAERGRFNVVLSGGSTPKLMFKKLAVKLTQAKSPIELENIYFFLGDERMVPPNSDESNFRMANDLLLQPASVPEANIFRYRTELEPHVAASGYAAAIREHFSTANGIPVFDLVFLGLGTDGHTASLFPGTDVLFETYELVSAVFVPQLDAFRLTLTVPVLNAAVAVAFLVTGEDKRNVLRRVREGDERLPASLISPAGELLWFADEAAAGQP; encoded by the coding sequence ATGGCCCGCGGTGAACTTGTTATCTGCAAAGACCCGGACTCGGTAGCCGAAAAGGCGGCCGAGTTTTTTATTGACTGTGGCCGAAAGGCGATCGCCGAACGCGGCCGCTTCAATGTCGTCCTCTCCGGCGGCTCGACGCCAAAGCTTATGTTCAAAAAGCTCGCCGTTAAACTCACTCAAGCGAAGAGCCCGATCGAGCTCGAGAACATTTACTTCTTCTTAGGCGACGAGCGAATGGTTCCGCCAAACTCGGACGAAAGCAATTTCCGAATGGCGAACGATCTGCTTCTCCAGCCGGCAAGCGTACCCGAAGCAAATATTTTCCGCTACCGGACTGAGCTTGAACCGCACGTAGCAGCTTCCGGCTATGCTGCTGCGATCCGAGAGCATTTCAGCACAGCAAACGGCATCCCCGTCTTTGACCTCGTCTTTCTCGGCCTCGGGACAGATGGCCATACGGCTTCGCTCTTTCCCGGAACGGATGTCCTTTTTGAAACTTATGAGCTTGTCTCGGCAGTTTTCGTCCCGCAGCTTGATGCCTTTCGACTGACGCTAACCGTGCCCGTGCTCAATGCCGCGGTAGCGGTTGCTTTTCTTGTAACAGGAGAAGATAAACGAAATGTGCTTCGGAGAGTTCGGGAAGGTGACGAACGGTTGCCGGCGTCGCTGATCTCGCCGGCCGGGGAGCTTCTTTGGTTTGCTGATGAGGCCGCCGCGGGTCAGCCGTGA